One Oncorhynchus kisutch isolate 150728-3 linkage group LG13, Okis_V2, whole genome shotgun sequence DNA window includes the following coding sequences:
- the LOC116353144 gene encoding zinc finger and BTB domain-containing protein 7B isoform X1 — MTQTQHRLQSTVPLSAMKAGKVAMSPGEDGLIGIPFPEHSSEILFRLNAQRRAGLLCDLTLTSRGARYPTHRSVMAAVSLYFRGLFGAEEGAEAGGGGGFSVCQLDCVAPDALDALLEFAYTATLTIRSSGMRDVLRGAQLLGIQCVVDACRDILGETAGEVEWETGEERVQAERERRVERGMKKGSRRKIDRRRVNKVESSHHQPLPHRPNINTHQHPSTPPPHPSPVQDGAHSHPSTRPPSPEQDEHPPTTGQNGERKQGRDAGRGSTAVNGGVHWPQERLLAPHPPVPLSDDRLSEDEEEMEGVGNGGVPSFTSAPLVEQEVATGAGGGGRKRKSQTPQQCPVCQKIIHGAGKLPRHMRTHTGEKPFECSTCGVRFTRNDKLKIHMRKHTGERPYPCPHCPARFLHSYDLKNHLSLHSGARPFECPLCHKAFAREDHLQRHRKGLSCLEVRTRARPRRGPGADHGEEGRRVRGGGRGYSPDQLENLDLQPHASAFHPRAGMVGLGDGAEAGGQMVFQEEADGEQAIALLGPHRLPYPGLLWRGLELGVRGVEGEEAGRGHSPALQDARWEEEAEEEDEEVE, encoded by the exons atgacacagacacagcatcgcCTCCAGTCGACGGTCCCTCTATCAGCCATGAAGGCAGGAAAG GTGGCGATGTCTCCAGGAGAGGACGGTCTGATCGGGATCCCCTTCCCAGAGCACAGCAGCGAGATCCTGTTCCGCCTCAACGCCCAGCGCAGGGCGGGGCTACTCTGTGACCTCACCCTGACCTCGCGGGGTGCCCGCTACCCTACCCACCGCTCTGTCATGGCTGCCGTCAGCCTCTACTTCCGCGGGCTGTTTGGGGCGGAAGAGGGGGCCGAggcggggggaggaggagggttcaGTGTGTGCCAGCTGGACTGTGTCGCGCCCGATGCCCTGGATGCCCTGCTGGAGTTTGCCTACACGGCCACCCTGACCATCCGCAGCTCTGGCATGAGAGACGTGTTGAGAGGAGCTCAGTTACTGGGGATCCAGTGTGTGGTTGATGCCTGTAGAGACATACTGGGGGAGACGGCGGGGGAGGTAGAGtgggagacgggggaggagagggtacaggcggagagggagagaagggtggagagggggatgaagaaaGGCTCCCGGAGGAAGATAGACAGACGGAGAGTCAACAAGGTGGAGTCATCGCACCACCAGCCACTGCCTCATCGCcccaacattaacacacaccagcacccctccactcctcctccacacccctcACCTGTTCAAGACGGGGCCCACTCTCATCCCTCCACCCGACCCCCCAGCCCTGAGCAGGATGAACACCCCCCCACCACGGGACAGAACGGGGAGCGGAAGCAGGGCAGGGATGCAGGGAGAGGGAGTACAGCAGTCAACGGAGGGGTGCACTGGCCTCAGGAGCGCCTCCTCGCCCCCCACCCCCCTGTTCCCCTCTCAGACGACAGGCTGTCAGAAgacgaggaggagatggagggagtggggaaCGGTGGGGTGCCCAGCTTTACTTCAGCCCCCCTGGTAGAGCAAGAGGTGGCCACAGGGGCAGGAGGAGGGGGTAGGAAGAGGAAGTCTCAGACCCCCCAGCAGTGTCCTGTCTGTCAGAAGATCATCCACGGAGCAGGGAAGCTGCCCAGACACATGAGAACACACACCGGGGAGAAACCATTCGAGTGCTCTACCTGCGGTGTCCGCTTTACCAG gAATGACAAGTTGAAGATCCACATGCGTAAACACACAGGGGAGCGTCCGTACCCTTGCCCCCACTGCCCTGCCCGCTTCCTGCATTCCTATGACCTGAAGAACCACCTGTCTCTCCATAGTGGGGCACGCCCCTTCGAGTGCCCGCTCTGCCACAAGGCCTTCGCCCGCGAGGACCACCTCCAGCGCCACCGCAAGGGCCTCAGCTGCCTGGAGGTCCGTACCCGGGCACGGCCGAGGCGCGGGCCTGGGGCTGACCACGGGGAAGAGGGCAgaagggttagaggaggaggaagagggtatTCTCCAGACCAACTTGAGAATCTGGACCTGCAGCCCCACGCCTCAGCATTCCACCCCCGTGCTGGAATGGTTGGCCTGGgggatggggctgaggctggAGGTCAAATGGTGTTCCAGGAGGAGGCTGACGGGGAGCAAGCTATAGCCCTCCTAGGGCCTCACAGGTTACCCTACCCTGGTCTGCTGTGGAGAGGCCTGGAGCTGGGGGTGAGAGGGgtggaaggggaggaggcaggcagGGGCCACTCTCCTGCACTTCAGGATGcaagatgggaggaggaggcagaggaggaggatgaggaagttgagtga
- the LOC116353144 gene encoding zinc finger and BTB domain-containing protein 7B isoform X2 — protein MSPGEDGLIGIPFPEHSSEILFRLNAQRRAGLLCDLTLTSRGARYPTHRSVMAAVSLYFRGLFGAEEGAEAGGGGGFSVCQLDCVAPDALDALLEFAYTATLTIRSSGMRDVLRGAQLLGIQCVVDACRDILGETAGEVEWETGEERVQAERERRVERGMKKGSRRKIDRRRVNKVESSHHQPLPHRPNINTHQHPSTPPPHPSPVQDGAHSHPSTRPPSPEQDEHPPTTGQNGERKQGRDAGRGSTAVNGGVHWPQERLLAPHPPVPLSDDRLSEDEEEMEGVGNGGVPSFTSAPLVEQEVATGAGGGGRKRKSQTPQQCPVCQKIIHGAGKLPRHMRTHTGEKPFECSTCGVRFTRNDKLKIHMRKHTGERPYPCPHCPARFLHSYDLKNHLSLHSGARPFECPLCHKAFAREDHLQRHRKGLSCLEVRTRARPRRGPGADHGEEGRRVRGGGRGYSPDQLENLDLQPHASAFHPRAGMVGLGDGAEAGGQMVFQEEADGEQAIALLGPHRLPYPGLLWRGLELGVRGVEGEEAGRGHSPALQDARWEEEAEEEDEEVE, from the exons ATGTCTCCAGGAGAGGACGGTCTGATCGGGATCCCCTTCCCAGAGCACAGCAGCGAGATCCTGTTCCGCCTCAACGCCCAGCGCAGGGCGGGGCTACTCTGTGACCTCACCCTGACCTCGCGGGGTGCCCGCTACCCTACCCACCGCTCTGTCATGGCTGCCGTCAGCCTCTACTTCCGCGGGCTGTTTGGGGCGGAAGAGGGGGCCGAggcggggggaggaggagggttcaGTGTGTGCCAGCTGGACTGTGTCGCGCCCGATGCCCTGGATGCCCTGCTGGAGTTTGCCTACACGGCCACCCTGACCATCCGCAGCTCTGGCATGAGAGACGTGTTGAGAGGAGCTCAGTTACTGGGGATCCAGTGTGTGGTTGATGCCTGTAGAGACATACTGGGGGAGACGGCGGGGGAGGTAGAGtgggagacgggggaggagagggtacaggcggagagggagagaagggtggagagggggatgaagaaaGGCTCCCGGAGGAAGATAGACAGACGGAGAGTCAACAAGGTGGAGTCATCGCACCACCAGCCACTGCCTCATCGCcccaacattaacacacaccagcacccctccactcctcctccacacccctcACCTGTTCAAGACGGGGCCCACTCTCATCCCTCCACCCGACCCCCCAGCCCTGAGCAGGATGAACACCCCCCCACCACGGGACAGAACGGGGAGCGGAAGCAGGGCAGGGATGCAGGGAGAGGGAGTACAGCAGTCAACGGAGGGGTGCACTGGCCTCAGGAGCGCCTCCTCGCCCCCCACCCCCCTGTTCCCCTCTCAGACGACAGGCTGTCAGAAgacgaggaggagatggagggagtggggaaCGGTGGGGTGCCCAGCTTTACTTCAGCCCCCCTGGTAGAGCAAGAGGTGGCCACAGGGGCAGGAGGAGGGGGTAGGAAGAGGAAGTCTCAGACCCCCCAGCAGTGTCCTGTCTGTCAGAAGATCATCCACGGAGCAGGGAAGCTGCCCAGACACATGAGAACACACACCGGGGAGAAACCATTCGAGTGCTCTACCTGCGGTGTCCGCTTTACCAG gAATGACAAGTTGAAGATCCACATGCGTAAACACACAGGGGAGCGTCCGTACCCTTGCCCCCACTGCCCTGCCCGCTTCCTGCATTCCTATGACCTGAAGAACCACCTGTCTCTCCATAGTGGGGCACGCCCCTTCGAGTGCCCGCTCTGCCACAAGGCCTTCGCCCGCGAGGACCACCTCCAGCGCCACCGCAAGGGCCTCAGCTGCCTGGAGGTCCGTACCCGGGCACGGCCGAGGCGCGGGCCTGGGGCTGACCACGGGGAAGAGGGCAgaagggttagaggaggaggaagagggtatTCTCCAGACCAACTTGAGAATCTGGACCTGCAGCCCCACGCCTCAGCATTCCACCCCCGTGCTGGAATGGTTGGCCTGGgggatggggctgaggctggAGGTCAAATGGTGTTCCAGGAGGAGGCTGACGGGGAGCAAGCTATAGCCCTCCTAGGGCCTCACAGGTTACCCTACCCTGGTCTGCTGTGGAGAGGCCTGGAGCTGGGGGTGAGAGGGgtggaaggggaggaggcaggcagGGGCCACTCTCCTGCACTTCAGGATGcaagatgggaggaggaggcagaggaggaggatgaggaagttgagtga
- the LOC109883762 gene encoding NADH dehydrogenase [ubiquinone] flavoprotein 1, mitochondrial codes for MAGRMLTLRRMLASTGAHSAAAQQCVSPHLAQRYSTAAKQQENPKKTTFGPLSDQDRIFTNLYGRHDWSLKGALCRGDWYKTKEILLKGTDWILNEVKVSGLRGRGGAGFPTGMKWGFMNKPSDGRPKYLVVNADEGEPGTCKDREIMRHDPHKLVEGCLVAGRAMGAHAAYIYIRGEFYNESSNTQVAINEAYAAGLIGKNACGSGYDFDVFVMRGAGAYICGEETALIESLEGKQGKPRLKPPFPADIGVFGCPTTVANVETVAVAPAICRRGGAWFAGFGRERNAGTKLFNISGHVNTPCTVEEEMSIPLRELIDRHAGGVRGGWDNLLGVIPGGSSTPIIPRSVCDDVMMDFDDLVRAESALGTAAVIVMDKSTDVIRAIARLVEFYKHESCGQCTPCREGVDWMDKMMWRFVRGDAANSEIDMIWELSKQIEGHTICALGDGAAWPVQGLVRHFRPVMESRISEYHKKNPAREADIEMI; via the exons ATGGCAGGAAG GATGCTGACGCTACGTCGGATGCTAGCGAGCACAGGTGCGCACTCGGCCGCGGCGCAGCAGTGCGTCTCGCCTCATCTGGCCCAGCGCTACAGCACCGCAGCAAAGCAACAG GAGAATCCAAAGAAGACTACATTTGGGCCCTTGAGTGATCAAGACCGAATTTTCACAAACTTGTATGGCCGTCATGACTGGAG TCTGAAGGGTGCTCTGTGTCGGGGTGACTGGTATAAGACTAAAGAGATCCTCCTGAAGGGGACAGACTGGATCCTGAATGAGGTCAAGGTGTCTggtctgagagggagaggaggagctggCTTCCCTACCGGCATGAAGTGGGGCTTCATGAACAAACCCAGCGACGGcag ACCTAAGTACCTGGTAGTGAATGCAGATGAAGGAGAGCCAGGGACGTGTAAGGACAGAGAGATCATGCGTCACGACCCTCACAAGCTGGTAGAGGGCTGCCTGGTGGCTGGGAGGGCCATGGGAGCCCACGCCGCTTACATCTACATCAGAGGAGAGTTCTACAACGAGTCCTCCAATACACAG GTGGCGATAAACGAGGCGTATGCAGCAGGGTTGATAGGCAAGAACGCGTGTGGCTCTGGGTACGACTTTGATGTGTTTGTGATGCGGGGGGCAGGAGCCTACATCTGTGGGGAGGAGACGGCCCTCATCGAGTCCCTGGAGGGCAAGCAGGGGAAACCCAGACTCAAACCACCCTTCCCCGCTGACATAG GGGTGTTCGGATGCCCAACAACAGTTGCTAATGTGGAGACTGTTGCCGTGGCGCCTGCTATCTGTCGTCGAGGTGGAGCATGGTTTGCAGGCTtcgggagagagaggaatgctgGGACAAAGCTATTCAACATCTCTGGTCACGTAAACACTCCGTGCACAGTAGAGGAAGAGATGTCCATTCCTCTCCGAGAACTCATAGACAGACACgcag GAGGTGTGAGGGGCGGCTGGGACAACCTACTGGGAGTGATCCCTGGAGGCTCCTCCACACCCATTATCCCTCGCTCTGTGTgtgatgatgtcatgatggaTTTTGATGACCTCGTCCGCGCAGAGTCCGCTCTGGGCACCGCCGCCGTCATCGTCATGGACAAATCT ACTGATGTAATCAGAGCCATCGCCCGTCTGGTTGAGTTCTATAAACATGAGAGCTGTGGCCAGTGCACCCCCTGCAGGGAAG gagTGGACTGGATGGATAAGATGATGTGGCGGTTTGTGCGTGGCGACGCGGCCAACTCTGAGATTGATATGATCTGGGAGCTGAGTAAACAGATCGAGGGCCATACCATCTGTGCCCTGGGGGACGGAGCTGCATGGCCTGTACAG GGTCTGGTTCGCCACTTCCGTCCGGTCATGGAGAGCCGCATCTCGGAGTACCACAAGAAGAACCCTGCCAGGGAGGCTGACATTGAGATGATCTGA